Proteins from one Paenibacillus amylolyticus genomic window:
- a CDS encoding DUF6711 family protein: MYLKINGADIAAMPASIQVTILDLDDAESTTRTADGTLHRDRVAVKRQIELTFNTLRMDQISPLLRQMSDIFFDFTYPDPMVGSYITKKVYVGDRPGNIPFEKDNVLYWSGFKMTLTER, encoded by the coding sequence TTGTATTTGAAAATCAATGGTGCTGACATTGCGGCCATGCCAGCTTCGATCCAAGTCACCATCCTGGATCTGGATGACGCAGAAAGTACGACACGGACCGCTGACGGCACCCTGCATCGGGACCGAGTGGCGGTCAAGCGTCAGATTGAGCTGACGTTCAATACGCTTCGAATGGATCAGATATCGCCTTTGCTTCGGCAGATGAGCGATATCTTTTTCGATTTCACCTATCCGGATCCGATGGTGGGGAGTTACATCACGAAGAAGGTTTATGTTGGAGATCGACCAGGAAACATCCCGTTTGAGAAGGACAACGTACTTTATTGGAGCGGATTTAAAATGACGCTGACAGAGAGGTGA
- a CDS encoding copper amine oxidase: MKKFAHKVAYIAGGIIIGVVFSTSAGAFADTVKSMVGKKVTGEYTIVVDGKKLSDKGAVIDSRANVPARALSDALGADVTVSGKTITITSQGEDSTIGSETSTPVATSNKYTGQSKSSLEEQKRVLLDRILAPTKSGREDILKEIALLKEQQDRGVPVTNLEAFEKQLANYDADIAKYESDLKLIEEALTTAK, translated from the coding sequence ATGAAGAAGTTTGCACATAAAGTTGCATATATTGCTGGCGGTATCATTATAGGCGTAGTTTTTTCGACATCAGCAGGCGCTTTTGCCGATACTGTTAAGAGTATGGTTGGAAAAAAGGTTACTGGCGAATATACGATTGTCGTAGATGGCAAGAAACTGTCAGATAAAGGTGCAGTTATTGATTCTCGGGCAAACGTCCCGGCGCGTGCTTTATCTGACGCTTTAGGAGCTGATGTAACAGTGAGTGGTAAAACGATAACTATCACTTCTCAAGGTGAGGATTCTACTATAGGTTCTGAAACATCGACTCCTGTGGCAACGAGCAATAAATACACAGGTCAATCCAAATCAAGTCTGGAAGAGCAAAAGCGTGTTCTTTTGGATCGGATACTCGCACCTACTAAATCGGGTAGAGAAGATATATTGAAAGAGATCGCTCTACTCAAAGAACAACAAGATAGAGGGGTACCTGTTACTAATCTCGAAGCGTTTGAAAAACAGCTAGCTAATTATGATGCAGATATTGCTAAATATGAATCTGATCTGAAGCTGATTGAAGAAGCACTGACTACAGCTAAATAA
- a CDS encoding tail fiber protein — protein sequence MANRYGNLVGSKRISEDFETINVGFDRVQAEMDTKGTPADAQTKADAAKAAAIATAAEALAAHKARGADEHPNATGAAAGFMSSSDKGRMNAATADPTASTLMQRDAAGRAKVTAPAAADDIARKAETDAVQSNLNSHATDTDIHVTAADHTKLNGIAAGAEVNQNAFAVINDVEASSKSDTVVFVGGTGITVTTDPEGKRIVLTATGEATPGAHASSHITGGTDVIPDAVVSGSSGLMSGSDAKFVRQDGESKTGAQAKADAAEQAANEYTDQKVGEIVIDDASLTQKGITQLSSATESDEEGEAATPKAVNTVRQLAVSQIGDLSELQTTDKDNLVDALNEVFQSGSEFKGDVADAITAKGVPTSASDSKETFVQNIESIETSTVINGQQQLARTYAETIAANDPVYAYTTFLNDNSIVNPPPTSVVNAVDFTPDGTYLTIGISTSPFFLMFKKSGKVFTRLSNPSALPTGTVYGLSWTPDGVYLAVAHAGSPNLTWYKRSGDTLSKLSNPSTLPPDTGLSAAWSPDGIYLAVGHIAAPCLTFYKRTGDTLVKQADPAVLPSSTVNSVDWSPDGVHLAIGSNSASPYAAIYKRTGDSIARLSTPNFLPSSTVYSVAFSPDGVFLAIGWVNAPYVYFFKRSGDIFTRVDGPPVYTSGPANSMSWDDNNEYLYIAHNTSPFFSKYRRWGDKFRKMPDLNLLPASGKSVAFNNGMLAVGSNALEIYSVNYDQVFKSTNEALTLDGGYMTAIGYALESGQAGDTKNIMSIWR from the coding sequence ATGGCCAACCGGTACGGGAACCTGGTCGGAAGCAAGCGGATCAGTGAAGACTTTGAAACGATAAATGTCGGCTTTGACCGTGTTCAGGCTGAAATGGACACCAAGGGTACGCCAGCAGATGCCCAGACTAAAGCTGATGCAGCCAAGGCGGCTGCCATTGCTACAGCAGCTGAAGCCTTGGCCGCTCATAAGGCACGCGGAGCTGATGAGCATCCCAATGCAACGGGAGCTGCAGCAGGTTTCATGAGTTCCAGCGACAAAGGCAGAATGAACGCTGCTACAGCCGATCCAACAGCCAGTACACTTATGCAACGTGACGCTGCAGGCCGTGCCAAGGTGACGGCTCCAGCCGCAGCGGATGACATTGCCCGGAAAGCAGAGACAGACGCCGTGCAATCCAATCTGAACAGCCACGCAACAGATACAGATATCCACGTTACAGCAGCGGATCACACCAAGCTAAACGGGATTGCTGCAGGAGCTGAGGTCAACCAGAATGCATTTGCAGTTATCAATGATGTGGAAGCTTCTAGCAAGTCCGATACAGTTGTTTTCGTGGGTGGTACAGGGATTACAGTCACAACCGATCCCGAGGGCAAGCGGATTGTCCTGACGGCAACAGGTGAAGCAACGCCGGGGGCTCATGCATCATCCCATATCACTGGTGGCACTGACGTCATCCCTGACGCTGTGGTTAGTGGCTCCAGTGGCCTGATGAGTGGTTCCGATGCCAAGTTTGTCCGGCAGGATGGGGAGAGCAAGACCGGGGCGCAGGCGAAGGCAGACGCAGCCGAACAGGCAGCCAACGAGTACACGGATCAGAAGGTCGGGGAGATCGTCATTGATGATGCATCCCTAACACAAAAAGGGATTACGCAACTCTCCAGCGCAACCGAATCAGATGAGGAAGGCGAAGCTGCTACACCTAAAGCCGTGAACACTGTTAGGCAGTTGGCTGTATCTCAAATTGGGGATCTGAGCGAATTACAGACAACGGATAAAGACAACTTGGTTGATGCACTCAACGAGGTTTTTCAGTCTGGCAGTGAGTTTAAGGGTGACGTTGCAGATGCGATCACTGCCAAGGGCGTTCCAACATCTGCATCTGACAGCAAAGAAACATTCGTTCAAAACATAGAGTCAATCGAAACATCTACTGTGATTAATGGTCAGCAACAATTGGCACGGACATACGCGGAGACAATTGCTGCGAATGATCCAGTCTACGCGTACACTACTTTTCTGAATGATAATTCTATAGTGAATCCACCACCAACCTCTGTAGTTAATGCGGTCGATTTTACTCCAGATGGCACTTATTTGACGATCGGGATAAGTACATCTCCATTTTTTTTAATGTTTAAAAAATCAGGAAAAGTATTTACTAGATTGTCTAATCCTTCAGCTCTGCCGACAGGTACTGTTTATGGACTATCGTGGACTCCAGATGGTGTTTACCTCGCTGTGGCTCATGCGGGATCACCAAATCTAACCTGGTACAAGAGATCGGGAGACACTTTGAGCAAGTTATCCAATCCTTCGACCCTCCCTCCAGATACGGGGTTATCTGCGGCATGGAGTCCAGATGGCATTTATTTGGCTGTAGGTCACATTGCTGCGCCTTGTCTGACTTTCTATAAGAGAACGGGAGATACGCTTGTAAAGCAAGCAGACCCGGCAGTTCTTCCGTCAAGCACAGTAAATTCGGTTGATTGGAGCCCTGATGGAGTTCATCTTGCAATAGGCTCAAATTCGGCGTCGCCTTATGCTGCGATTTATAAGAGAACGGGAGATTCCATTGCTAGATTATCCACTCCGAATTTTTTACCTTCAAGTACTGTTTACAGTGTAGCTTTTAGTCCAGATGGCGTTTTTCTCGCTATTGGTTGGGTGAATGCGCCATATGTTTATTTTTTCAAACGATCTGGAGACATATTCACTAGAGTAGACGGACCACCTGTTTATACGTCAGGACCGGCTAACAGCATGTCATGGGATGATAATAATGAGTATCTTTACATCGCCCATAACACAAGTCCATTTTTTAGTAAATATCGCCGTTGGGGAGATAAATTCAGAAAGATGCCAGACTTAAATCTACTACCAGCATCAGGTAAATCGGTTGCTTTCAATAACGGGATGCTGGCAGTAGGAAGTAATGCTCTTGAAATATACTCTGTAAATTACGATCAGGTGTTCAAGAGCACCAATGAAGCATTAACTCTGGATGGCGGCTATATGACCGCGATAGGATACGCACTTGAGAGCGGTCAGGCGGGAGATACAAAGAATATCATGTCGATATGGAGGTAG
- a CDS encoding holin produces MNKKWWQAAGIRAIKTGAQVAIGVIGATTLYSEVDWRVVGGTVVLSVITSLLTSLAGLPEVSKGAGTDGEV; encoded by the coding sequence GTGAATAAGAAATGGTGGCAAGCAGCGGGTATTCGAGCTATTAAAACAGGGGCTCAGGTGGCAATTGGTGTTATCGGAGCAACTACTTTATATTCTGAGGTCGATTGGCGTGTAGTGGGCGGGACAGTCGTGTTATCCGTAATCACAAGTCTGCTTACAAGCTTGGCGGGCTTGCCAGAAGTAAGCAAAGGAGCTGGTACAGATGGCGAAGTTTAA
- a CDS encoding N-acetylmuramoyl-L-alanine amidase has protein sequence MAKFKVLIDPGHGGKDPGAVDNGILEKDIALKVSLGIKARLEATYKDVEVLLSRSTDVFLELKERTNKANAAGADLLVSVHCNAGGGKGGFETFRYTSASQNSIKLQDALHKAIMSKLGGIDRGQKAKNLHMVRESKMPAVLTENLFVDVAADADRLKQSSVIDAIIDGHVQGIATYLGLTKTKEDKPVAQERDINVPSSWAKETWGALTKKGFFDGTRPGAPITREEMAIVVDRLLKHVDQK, from the coding sequence ATGGCGAAGTTTAAGGTATTAATCGATCCAGGTCACGGGGGTAAGGATCCGGGAGCGGTAGACAACGGAATTCTTGAAAAGGATATCGCGCTGAAGGTGTCCCTTGGTATCAAGGCCCGCCTGGAAGCAACCTACAAGGATGTAGAGGTTTTGTTGTCGAGATCCACAGATGTATTTCTGGAGCTAAAGGAGCGGACGAACAAGGCGAACGCTGCCGGTGCTGACCTCCTGGTATCTGTCCATTGTAACGCCGGTGGCGGCAAGGGTGGCTTCGAAACGTTCAGATACACATCTGCATCCCAGAATAGCATTAAGCTGCAGGACGCTTTGCACAAGGCTATCATGAGCAAGTTGGGCGGAATTGATCGTGGCCAGAAGGCGAAGAACCTGCACATGGTCCGCGAATCCAAAATGCCGGCAGTATTGACTGAAAACCTCTTTGTCGATGTGGCAGCTGATGCGGACCGCTTGAAACAATCTAGTGTGATCGATGCAATAATCGATGGTCATGTCCAAGGTATTGCTACCTATCTGGGGCTGACCAAAACGAAGGAGGACAAGCCAGTGGCGCAAGAACGAGATATCAACGTACCTAGTAGTTGGGCTAAAGAAACGTGGGGGGCTTTAACGAAGAAAGGTTTCTTTGATGGTACGAGACCTGGCGCGCCGATCACGCGCGAAGAAATGGCTATTGTCGTTGACCGGTTATTGAAGCATGTTGATCAGAAATGA
- a CDS encoding YolD-like family protein, translated as MSIKLAGNGLFESSRLILPEHREAWISHIKEQKRRVKPELDEQEIQRISDVLAESYSKSCTVDVVLFTPFYDDPVSGIVVGLNTSQREVKLMLDEEYRWVKLTEIISASV; from the coding sequence ATGAGCATCAAGTTGGCGGGAAACGGATTGTTTGAATCGTCTCGATTGATATTGCCTGAGCATAGGGAGGCCTGGATATCCCATATTAAAGAGCAGAAAAGACGTGTAAAGCCTGAATTAGATGAGCAGGAGATACAGCGGATCAGTGATGTATTGGCCGAGTCATATAGTAAAAGTTGCACAGTTGATGTAGTGTTATTCACCCCGTTTTATGACGATCCTGTATCTGGTATTGTAGTAGGTTTAAACACATCCCAGCGTGAAGTTAAGTTGATGTTAGATGAAGAGTATCGATGGGTAAAATTGACTGAAATTATATCGGCCTCTGTATGA
- a CDS encoding accessory gene regulator B family protein, translating to MIETISRKYAMSIKRAYPPADAEVIAYEVGRKLNLRSTIILTLILSCFTGHLVGSIIAMSTFAFARKITGGLHLNLTMCTIVSVSLFSIAPVIPLSTFTVVILSILLSIFYMRINADLSRWSIVIVCLANISILSVEVVFVLAAQIILVWMQRMKGGAQHE from the coding sequence TTGATTGAAACAATCTCTCGTAAATATGCAATGTCCATCAAGAGAGCTTATCCACCAGCAGATGCGGAAGTTATAGCCTATGAAGTGGGCCGGAAACTAAATCTTCGTTCCACTATCATATTAACTCTGATTCTATCCTGTTTCACCGGACATTTAGTTGGTTCGATCATTGCTATGAGTACATTTGCATTTGCCCGGAAGATTACTGGCGGTCTGCATCTAAATTTGACAATGTGCACCATTGTATCTGTGTCTTTATTTTCCATTGCACCTGTAATTCCCTTGAGTACATTTACTGTGGTAATATTAAGCATACTCTTATCCATTTTTTACATGAGGATCAATGCCGATTTATCACGTTGGTCAATAGTTATCGTCTGTCTTGCAAACATTAGCATCCTATCAGTTGAGGTTGTATTTGTTTTAGCCGCACAAATAATACTGGTATGGATGCAACGAATGAAAGGGGGTGCACAGCATGAATGA
- a CDS encoding AAA family ATPase: MEMLKPPAEILHELELRALREEDQGKRPPNWLLSPAYVRDFIIGRDKPALINGEEIPITRKFYGNDVLIERAVVTLAGNRGLMLVGEPGTAKTMLSELLTAAISGTSLNTIQGTAGTTEDMIKYSWNYAMLLDKGPSEAALVPSPLYNGMKKGILTRFEEITRCPAEAQDSLISILSDKVMSIPELDGGVLFAQPGFNVIATANIRDKGVNEMSGALKRRFNFETIKPIHNVKMEAKIIESQARSLLLHSGIDIEINPDVVELLATTFMELRTGMTREGYKLDTPQASMSTAEAVSVYVQSAMTSYYYEDKAFALDRLVQNMLGTIAKENDKDLSILKTYFSKVVKERSREEGMWKDYYEERKWIG, encoded by the coding sequence ATGGAGATGCTTAAACCACCCGCCGAGATACTACACGAGCTTGAATTACGTGCACTGCGAGAAGAGGATCAGGGGAAACGTCCCCCGAATTGGCTGTTATCTCCTGCCTATGTGCGCGATTTTATTATCGGCAGGGATAAGCCTGCACTGATCAATGGAGAAGAGATTCCAATTACCCGCAAATTTTATGGCAACGATGTGCTGATTGAACGTGCAGTCGTCACTTTGGCAGGCAATCGGGGATTAATGCTCGTGGGAGAACCCGGTACAGCCAAGACCATGCTTAGTGAACTTCTGACCGCTGCGATCTCCGGTACGAGTCTGAACACGATTCAAGGTACAGCGGGCACGACGGAAGACATGATCAAATATTCATGGAATTACGCCATGTTGCTGGATAAAGGCCCTTCGGAAGCCGCACTTGTGCCATCGCCGTTATATAACGGAATGAAGAAAGGCATTCTTACCCGATTTGAAGAGATTACACGTTGTCCCGCTGAAGCCCAGGATAGTCTGATCAGTATTCTCAGTGACAAGGTCATGAGCATTCCTGAACTGGATGGTGGTGTACTATTTGCCCAGCCGGGATTCAACGTTATTGCAACAGCCAATATTCGGGACAAAGGTGTAAACGAAATGAGCGGTGCCTTGAAACGTCGGTTCAATTTTGAAACGATCAAGCCCATTCATAACGTGAAGATGGAAGCCAAAATTATTGAATCCCAGGCTCGAAGCCTGTTATTACATAGTGGAATTGATATTGAAATTAACCCGGATGTGGTTGAATTGCTGGCTACAACATTTATGGAACTGCGCACCGGCATGACACGGGAAGGCTACAAGCTGGACACACCTCAAGCATCCATGAGTACGGCAGAAGCAGTATCTGTCTATGTCCAGAGTGCGATGACTTCCTATTATTACGAAGATAAGGCTTTTGCGCTGGATCGGTTGGTTCAGAACATGCTGGGGACCATTGCCAAGGAAAACGACAAGGATCTGTCCATTCTCAAAACCTACTTCTCCAAGGTCGTAAAAGAGCGTTCCAGGGAAGAGGGAATGTGGAAGGACTATTATGAGGAGAGAAAATGGATCGGTTAA
- a CDS encoding DUF4132 domain-containing protein gives MGNDSEAYGLSGKSKSSDRMGGLLARLEKIKQFAGENEILAELKSKLKRAQWLFDSKKADSQGNYRDVINALMLLQLYSKLSDTPNADVESSAQSLPMLFQHVMANDPDRLRDELHALIEPVVVGNIQGKQNGSSQELKDEFLKEKRSQLIAEMYPNTSFSPKEQCSHAVFHQTMVLVSSALLYLINISGGKQRFLDAKSEIGDVLLHTLHQLHEIYPLEVRSYLLSMDPRAKSPNDLLAGLVPLDEPYQLVEMLREELNMYTVSWNMLRSAVTNHPEQAIRAYELIKAPFLKLCIQKFMEDQGLELPNAECSLEQAVFNALRHPLDGGRQGIAIARYLSGENTLEEYWQDSNSRALFNQLNRDKKRVHILISISFLPLESEAMRRFAILTTHPDWTLDIVSDMYNSYAFSGEKLLQRFGQDPEVQREKLLTSLISLNGMTDYRYKAMPHDEYRRIIQQNLDYALTQYKKLPTDTRILILEITFEQRDELSKKQLAEAIRAGLQDSSKKANGVALAEFNRIPDQDLYTLVYLSEKKVGIKEMALTAIRSLENSKELYGELLKKEKAADWKNLIQILLDTADMSPEYAHAALADQADSKKLSRLSWLSLKDLPSLIRIEDNQPVDDRIKLYVLVQSLDHTSGPNERLNELRDYVSEASLARFASELLQVWIQEGAPAKEKWVMYVSALFGDIQIVNILAPQIKEWTENSRGAIAADAVKVLAYLKDPSALMAIDKIKRSVKNRQVKGAAEEALQLAADNMGLTSEQLEDRLVTTLGFDEKGTMQLSYGERSFLVKVNGDLQVVVLNEETGKSVKSLPAPAQKDDAELAAQSKARFTQLKKDLKSMVNIQAQRLEESLSKQRLWSADEWKSLFVDNVIMQKFAVGLIWGTYEDGGLISTFRHMEDGTYNSVDEDEVDLPSGAQVGLVHPLELDQATLEGWTTQLEDYEIKQPFEQLSREIHQPEDEDKTKNEYDRLPESDFSPTSFPKALEKYGWIKGQAQDGGWYHEFYKEYGDLVAELQFSGTSISYYEGLDDITLESLHFFKPNNKQYYYYGDNKPIALGNVPGRVFSETIYDILRATGR, from the coding sequence ATGGGAAATGATTCAGAAGCCTACGGCTTAAGCGGAAAGAGCAAAAGTTCTGATCGCATGGGCGGGTTGTTGGCTCGGTTGGAGAAGATCAAACAGTTTGCGGGCGAGAACGAAATTCTGGCTGAATTGAAGAGCAAATTAAAACGTGCCCAGTGGCTTTTTGATTCCAAAAAAGCGGACAGTCAGGGGAATTATCGGGATGTCATTAATGCATTAATGCTCCTGCAACTATACTCGAAGCTGAGTGATACTCCTAATGCAGACGTTGAATCTTCTGCGCAATCGTTACCAATGCTTTTTCAACATGTGATGGCGAATGATCCAGATCGGTTGCGGGATGAGCTGCATGCGTTGATTGAACCTGTAGTGGTCGGTAATATTCAAGGGAAACAAAACGGATCTTCCCAAGAATTGAAGGATGAGTTCCTCAAGGAGAAGCGTAGTCAGCTCATAGCTGAAATGTATCCGAATACGTCTTTCTCTCCTAAAGAGCAATGTTCACACGCTGTATTCCATCAAACAATGGTACTGGTGAGCAGTGCCTTGCTGTATCTGATTAATATTAGTGGAGGCAAACAACGGTTTCTTGATGCCAAGAGTGAGATTGGGGATGTTTTGCTTCACACCCTGCATCAGTTACATGAGATTTATCCACTTGAAGTTCGAAGTTACTTGCTGAGTATGGACCCGAGAGCAAAGAGTCCCAATGATCTGCTTGCTGGACTTGTACCTCTGGACGAGCCTTATCAGTTGGTTGAAATGCTGCGGGAAGAGCTTAATATGTATACCGTATCCTGGAACATGTTACGATCCGCGGTCACGAATCATCCTGAACAAGCGATTCGAGCTTACGAGTTGATCAAAGCGCCATTCCTCAAACTTTGCATTCAAAAATTCATGGAGGATCAGGGATTGGAGCTGCCAAATGCGGAGTGTTCCTTGGAGCAAGCAGTATTCAACGCTCTTCGGCATCCATTGGATGGGGGGCGCCAGGGAATTGCGATTGCAAGATACTTAAGTGGGGAAAACACCCTTGAGGAATATTGGCAAGACTCGAATAGTCGCGCGTTGTTTAATCAACTGAATCGGGACAAGAAGCGCGTTCATATTCTCATCAGTATTAGTTTTCTGCCCTTGGAGTCGGAAGCAATGCGCAGATTCGCAATCCTGACCACTCATCCCGATTGGACACTGGATATTGTCTCAGACATGTATAATTCATACGCATTTAGTGGAGAGAAACTGCTTCAACGTTTTGGACAAGATCCTGAGGTTCAACGTGAAAAATTGCTGACCAGCCTGATCTCTCTCAATGGCATGACTGACTACAGATACAAGGCCATGCCACATGACGAATACCGCCGAATCATTCAGCAGAATCTGGACTATGCACTGACACAGTACAAAAAACTGCCAACGGATACGCGTATTTTAATTCTGGAAATTACTTTTGAACAGCGTGATGAGCTCTCGAAGAAACAACTGGCCGAAGCGATTCGTGCCGGATTGCAGGATTCGTCCAAGAAGGCCAACGGTGTGGCGTTAGCCGAATTTAATCGGATACCTGATCAGGACTTGTATACACTCGTATACCTTTCGGAGAAAAAAGTGGGAATTAAAGAGATGGCTCTGACCGCAATCCGCAGTTTGGAAAATAGCAAAGAGCTGTACGGCGAGCTCCTGAAGAAAGAGAAGGCAGCCGATTGGAAGAATCTGATTCAAATTCTGCTCGATACCGCAGATATGAGCCCGGAGTATGCTCATGCTGCGCTTGCTGATCAGGCAGATAGCAAAAAGCTGTCCAGACTAAGCTGGCTGTCCCTGAAAGATCTCCCTTCCTTGATACGGATAGAGGATAATCAGCCGGTAGATGACCGAATCAAGCTTTATGTGCTGGTGCAATCGCTGGATCATACATCTGGTCCCAATGAAAGGTTAAATGAATTACGGGACTACGTAAGTGAGGCATCGCTTGCTCGTTTTGCAAGTGAATTGCTTCAGGTCTGGATTCAGGAAGGTGCTCCCGCGAAAGAAAAGTGGGTGATGTATGTTTCTGCGCTCTTTGGTGATATTCAGATTGTGAATATTCTGGCTCCGCAAATTAAGGAATGGACTGAAAACAGTCGTGGTGCGATTGCAGCAGATGCTGTAAAAGTGCTCGCTTATCTGAAAGATCCATCCGCTCTTATGGCGATTGACAAGATCAAACGTAGCGTGAAGAACCGCCAGGTGAAAGGTGCAGCAGAAGAAGCCTTGCAGCTTGCAGCCGATAATATGGGACTTACCTCGGAACAATTGGAGGATCGGCTGGTCACTACGCTTGGTTTTGATGAAAAAGGAACGATGCAGCTGAGTTACGGAGAGCGTTCCTTCCTGGTTAAGGTGAATGGAGACCTGCAGGTGGTTGTACTTAATGAAGAAACGGGCAAATCCGTGAAGAGTCTGCCTGCTCCTGCACAGAAAGACGATGCTGAACTCGCAGCACAGTCCAAGGCGCGTTTCACGCAGCTGAAAAAAGATCTCAAATCCATGGTGAACATTCAGGCGCAGCGTCTGGAAGAGTCATTGTCCAAGCAACGTCTGTGGTCTGCCGATGAGTGGAAATCCCTGTTTGTCGATAATGTCATCATGCAAAAATTTGCTGTTGGTCTGATCTGGGGGACGTATGAGGATGGCGGTCTGATTAGTACGTTCCGCCATATGGAGGACGGTACCTATAATTCCGTGGATGAGGATGAGGTTGATCTGCCTTCAGGTGCACAAGTGGGACTTGTACACCCATTGGAACTGGATCAGGCGACGCTTGAAGGTTGGACAACGCAGTTGGAGGATTACGAGATCAAGCAGCCGTTTGAACAACTAAGTCGTGAAATCCATCAGCCTGAAGATGAGGACAAGACGAAGAATGAATACGATCGGCTGCCTGAGTCTGATTTCTCACCAACGTCTTTCCCCAAAGCACTGGAGAAATACGGTTGGATCAAAGGGCAGGCACAGGACGGCGGCTGGTATCATGAATTTTATAAAGAGTACGGAGATCTTGTTGCGGAATTGCAATTCAGTGGTACGAGTATCTCGTATTACGAGGGATTGGATGACATTACCCTGGAATCCCTACATTTCTTCAAACCTAATAACAAGCAATATTATTACTACGGTGACAACAAACCCATTGCACTAGGGAACGTCCCAGGTCGCGTATTCAGTGAAACGATCTACGATATTTTGAGAGCAACGGGGCGTTGA
- a CDS encoding sigma-70 family RNA polymerase sigma factor has translation MEEEQLRKAVVNRDPEAMEWVMNHYAGLLWKIAHSILHHASAEEIEECVADTFFAFWQNPDAFQSGRSSLKNYLATITKHKAIDRYRKLNRRTELTYVEEIHSVQTDDLLVQMISKETYTELNQMIESFPEPEREIMKRRFYEGQRPHEISEALSLHVRQVHNKLYRSRQRLRTWWMNRK, from the coding sequence GTGGAAGAAGAACAGTTACGGAAGGCAGTAGTGAATCGTGATCCTGAAGCCATGGAATGGGTGATGAACCACTACGCAGGTTTGTTATGGAAGATTGCTCATTCTATCCTACATCATGCATCGGCAGAAGAGATTGAAGAATGCGTAGCAGATACATTTTTTGCTTTTTGGCAGAATCCGGATGCATTCCAATCTGGGCGAAGTAGCTTGAAAAATTACCTTGCAACGATCACAAAACATAAAGCGATTGATCGCTACAGGAAACTTAATCGAAGAACTGAGCTTACATATGTAGAGGAGATTCATTCGGTGCAAACGGATGATTTGTTGGTTCAGATGATCAGTAAAGAGACATATACGGAACTTAATCAAATGATTGAATCTTTTCCAGAACCGGAACGGGAGATTATGAAACGTCGGTTTTACGAAGGACAGAGACCCCATGAGATATCGGAAGCATTGTCCCTACACGTTAGGCAAGTCCATAACAAGCTTTATCGCTCTAGGCAACGATTGAGGACATGGTGGATGAACAGGAAATAA